In Flavobacteriales bacterium, a genomic segment contains:
- a CDS encoding FAD-binding oxidoreductase, which translates to MVKYHIVGQGIAGTVLAMELLRRGETLIISNDPTLSNSSRTAAGLFNPLVFKKLSKTWMAEEVFPAAEHFYKRAEEQLKTSLYHELPLLRVFGTEFEAKDWETKKTIPEIAQYIQEENNDPAEQHFNRRFGTGWVKHAGYVDTNVFLTEAKKLFESQTIYREQKTDYNSIHPSGDGWICNDIESEHIIFCEGWLGKMNPFFSWLPFNPAKGNVLHIRKKELNLSCIINGGVFILPTGNHEFRVGATFSWDEFNDLPTEKGRKELCDKLNALLDSDFEILTQMAGVRPATIDRRPFLGSHPTEKGIHIFNGLGTRGVVLAPYLSRIMADFLNENKALPEDVDIRRHTKTV; encoded by the coding sequence ATGGTAAAATATCATATCGTCGGACAAGGAATTGCGGGGACTGTTTTGGCCATGGAACTTCTTCGCAGAGGAGAAACGCTCATCATCAGTAACGATCCAACACTTTCCAATTCATCACGAACTGCCGCTGGTTTATTTAATCCGCTGGTGTTTAAAAAACTCAGCAAAACATGGATGGCCGAAGAAGTGTTTCCGGCAGCCGAACATTTTTACAAGCGTGCCGAAGAACAATTGAAAACCTCCCTCTATCATGAACTACCATTGCTTCGGGTTTTCGGAACAGAATTCGAGGCCAAAGACTGGGAAACAAAAAAAACAATTCCCGAAATCGCGCAATACATTCAGGAAGAAAACAACGATCCGGCTGAACAACATTTTAACCGCAGATTCGGAACCGGGTGGGTGAAACATGCCGGGTATGTCGACACCAATGTATTTCTCACGGAAGCCAAAAAATTATTTGAATCGCAAACTATTTACCGCGAACAAAAAACAGATTACAACTCCATTCACCCTTCGGGTGATGGCTGGATCTGCAACGATATCGAATCGGAACACATCATTTTTTGTGAAGGTTGGTTAGGTAAAATGAATCCGTTTTTCTCCTGGCTTCCTTTTAATCCTGCAAAAGGAAATGTATTACACATTCGGAAAAAAGAGCTCAACCTATCCTGCATCATAAATGGCGGTGTTTTCATTTTACCCACAGGTAATCATGAATTTCGTGTTGGAGCAACATTCAGTTGGGATGAATTCAATGATCTTCCAACGGAAAAAGGGAGAAAAGAACTCTGCGACAAACTCAACGCATTGCTCGATTCCGATTTCGAAATCTTAACACAAATGGCAGGGGTTCGGCCAGCCACCATCGATCGTCGTCCCTTTCTCGGTAGTCACCCCACCGAAAAAGGCATTCACATCTTTAACGGATTAGGAACAAGAGGAGTAGTCCTTGCTCCCTACTTATCCCGAATTATGGCCGATTTTCTCAATGAAAACAAAGCCTTACCGGAAGATGTCGACATCCGCAGACACACCAAAACCGTTTAA
- a CDS encoding alpha-2-macroglobulin — protein MTRNHFFIIALFCITAVLGLSFSPKSKNEYRLKAITLAQGDDYAKQWAVVDSLDKKGLPKSALEEVKKIMGLAIRDNNGPQIIKATIYSMKYNTYLEEDDYVLALNELNKLAENSTSPQKEMVHSITAEVYWGYYLSNRYKFLNRTNTVEFKNEDIRTWDLKTLSQRITYHYLLSLANSEVTKKITTESYAPVINAGDRSEKLRPTLYDFIAHRAIDFFRSTEFDVTRPAITFVLDKPEYFNEASRFATEKLSTSDSLSTKFYALYLFKELTAFHQGDADPAAAIVLDLERLQFVKSQSTLPNKDTLYYAALKNLENKYKTNPYVSEVQYAIASAHVAMAVAYNPLLPENAASKNQYNIALEILDAAIQQNGKTYGAELCQELKAQILLKECNIQTEDVVAPNQPSKLRIQYRNLKTVTVRIVDMGWDFINRQDYSQTDEYVEKLLSLKMVRQWEINLQDDGDHHRHAIEAEIPALPKGNYMVLVSTDPNFKFQNNNISFVPLGVSNIAYTERRNYEDESYDIAVYDRNSGAPLKNVKAQIYYKEYNYRTRRYEIHRAESYVTNIDGQFHIPATNKNYRYMYIDFTMGDDRLNSDRSYYQYKPYRYNENKVVTHFFTDRGIYRPGQTVYFKGIRISSDENGENPKIRPDEAVTVTLYDFNYQKIADLQLRTNEYGTFSGTFTAPMGVMNGQMHITDGYGSKYFSVEEYKRPKFEVNINPVQGSYKLYQNVKVTGKATAYSGANIDGAKVKYRITRSVYYPYHWYYSWYGRYPESQQTEILNGESLTDESGNFSILFPALPDEKIGKEGLPAFMYSVSADITDINGETRSANSVVYVGYSTLVLSHELPSEISIHEKKKYAIHSTNLNGSNVVANGKISVFKLKQPAQIILERRLEKSDRHQLSKSEYGKSFPLDEYENEKDQSKWEKEKEVWNYNFNTSKPDSIEFKNRNSWTPGYYLIESVAKDTFGVEVKDVRYFTVKDEKSSKMYFPEALLVDGPQGELQPGDIAKFSISSQYKNASVLMEIEEKNKIVSKKWIVLNEEQKTIEIPIEEKHRGNFGVHFTLVKNSHFYNSTHIISVPFRNKEIDIEFETFRNKILPGSQEEWRLILKGKKGEKLAAEMLMTMYDASLDAFAGNYFYLNPYPYYYAQKQWNTGFGFGNKTGSNYNENWNNYYYFSHRRFDQLNWFGYQMYYYGRYNYRNPGYYLSDDEIVSNAEVDLKATEAMAPVREEATRSKDKREDANMQSVTTATGAVADNFAMEKTIDNLDGDLSGGLNGKKNMGGEELSGVKARSNLSETAFFYPELETDENGRIIVKFTAPEALTKWKVLGLAHTKDLMTGTITKELVTQKELMVVPNAPRFFRENDRIIFTAKVSNVSDKDLKGKAQLFLFDAVTMKPVDGSFGNHKGAQDFETKKGQSASVSWELSIPENVGAVTYRVVAKAGEHSDGEEMAVPVLSNRMLVTESMPLPVRKAGTKSFRFEKLINSGNSKTLRHHNLTLEFTSNPAWYAIQAMPYMMEYPYECAEQTFTRFYSNSIATHIMNSSPKIKAVVESWKNSSPEAFLSNLEKNQELKSLMLEETPWVLEAKDESERKKRIALLFDLNRMNNELGRALKKLNKMQSSNGGWPWFEGMPESRYITQHIVTGFGHLDKLGVKNVRQDNTTWNMVRDAVRYLDARVAEDYLFIKKHHPDYREKQFINYDIIQFLYARSYFKDIEMNSTLKEALVYYKEQANKYWLNFNLYAQGMLALASNRFDQKPLAGDIVKSIREKSIHHDELGMYWKDNVVGYSWYQAPIETHALMIEMFDEVANDQESVEELKVWLLKNKQTSDWKTTKATAEACYALLLRGTAILENDEIPEIKIGNDIFDPAKQEVKVQAGTGYFKTSWSNDQIKPEMGQVTITKKKDGVAWGALYWQYFEQLDKITPHETPLKLNKKLFLVNNTPEGPSMSPVTEKTKLETGSRVRVRIELRVDRAMEYVHMKDMRASCFEPVNVFSRYKWQDGLGYFESTRDAATNFFFEYLPKGTHVFEYDLLVAHLGDFSNGITTIQCMYAPEFTSHSEGIRVNVSGK, from the coding sequence ATGACCCGCAACCACTTTTTCATCATCGCTCTTTTTTGTATAACGGCTGTATTGGGACTCTCCTTCTCTCCAAAAAGCAAAAACGAATACCGTCTTAAAGCCATCACCCTGGCACAGGGTGACGATTACGCAAAACAATGGGCGGTGGTGGATTCCCTCGATAAAAAAGGACTCCCGAAATCGGCACTTGAAGAGGTTAAAAAAATAATGGGACTGGCTATTCGCGATAACAATGGACCACAAATTATTAAAGCCACGATTTATTCTATGAAATACAATACATATCTCGAGGAAGATGATTATGTATTGGCATTAAACGAACTCAATAAACTTGCAGAAAATTCCACTTCTCCACAAAAGGAAATGGTGCACTCCATAACAGCAGAAGTATATTGGGGCTATTATTTATCCAACCGCTACAAATTTCTCAACAGAACCAATACGGTTGAATTTAAAAATGAAGATATCCGAACCTGGGATTTAAAAACATTATCACAACGCATCACCTATCACTATCTTCTTTCGCTGGCTAATTCAGAGGTCACCAAAAAAATCACCACCGAAAGTTATGCCCCGGTAATTAATGCAGGAGATCGTTCAGAAAAATTAAGACCAACCTTATACGATTTTATTGCACATCGCGCAATTGATTTTTTCCGCTCTACCGAATTCGATGTTACACGCCCCGCAATAACATTTGTACTCGATAAGCCGGAATATTTTAACGAAGCTTCGCGCTTTGCAACGGAGAAACTTAGCACTAGTGATTCTCTTTCTACCAAGTTTTATGCGCTGTATTTGTTCAAAGAATTAACCGCATTTCACCAGGGTGATGCAGACCCTGCAGCGGCCATTGTTTTAGATTTAGAGCGACTCCAATTCGTGAAATCTCAATCAACGCTTCCGAATAAAGACACCCTCTATTATGCAGCACTAAAAAATCTCGAGAATAAATACAAAACAAATCCCTATGTTTCGGAAGTACAGTATGCCATTGCATCAGCTCACGTAGCAATGGCTGTAGCCTACAATCCGCTTTTACCGGAAAATGCGGCATCCAAAAACCAATACAATATTGCGCTGGAAATTCTTGATGCTGCCATTCAGCAAAACGGAAAAACATACGGGGCTGAATTATGTCAGGAATTAAAAGCACAGATCCTTTTAAAAGAATGCAATATTCAAACCGAAGATGTTGTTGCACCAAACCAGCCTTCTAAACTTCGTATTCAATACCGCAACCTTAAAACTGTTACTGTTCGCATTGTTGATATGGGTTGGGATTTCATCAACCGCCAGGATTATTCTCAAACCGATGAATACGTAGAAAAACTACTGTCCTTAAAAATGGTTCGCCAATGGGAGATTAATTTACAGGACGATGGCGATCATCATCGTCACGCCATTGAAGCAGAAATTCCGGCTCTTCCTAAAGGAAATTACATGGTGTTGGTATCAACAGATCCTAATTTCAAGTTTCAAAACAACAATATTTCTTTTGTTCCGCTGGGAGTATCCAACATCGCTTATACCGAGCGCAGAAATTATGAAGACGAGTCGTACGATATTGCTGTTTACGACAGAAATTCGGGTGCGCCGTTAAAAAATGTAAAGGCACAGATTTATTACAAGGAATATAACTACAGAACCAGACGATACGAAATACATCGGGCTGAATCGTATGTGACCAATATCGACGGACAATTCCACATTCCTGCAACAAATAAAAACTACCGCTACATGTACATCGATTTCACCATGGGTGATGATCGTTTAAATTCCGACCGCAGTTATTATCAATACAAACCTTACCGTTATAACGAAAATAAAGTTGTAACCCACTTCTTTACCGATAGAGGCATTTATCGTCCGGGACAAACTGTTTATTTCAAAGGAATCCGCATAAGCAGCGACGAAAACGGAGAGAACCCAAAAATTCGTCCCGACGAAGCCGTTACCGTAACGCTGTACGATTTTAATTACCAGAAAATCGCCGACCTCCAATTACGCACAAATGAATACGGAACCTTCAGCGGAACATTCACTGCACCTATGGGGGTAATGAACGGACAAATGCACATCACGGATGGATATGGTTCAAAATATTTTTCTGTAGAAGAATACAAACGTCCAAAATTTGAAGTGAACATCAATCCGGTTCAGGGATCCTATAAGCTTTATCAAAACGTAAAAGTCACAGGTAAAGCCACTGCCTACTCCGGAGCAAACATCGACGGGGCAAAAGTAAAATACCGAATTACACGAAGTGTATATTACCCTTATCATTGGTACTATTCCTGGTACGGAAGATATCCGGAATCGCAACAAACAGAAATTTTAAACGGAGAAAGTCTCACCGACGAATCCGGTAATTTCTCCATATTATTTCCTGCACTTCCAGATGAAAAAATTGGTAAAGAAGGATTACCTGCGTTTATGTATTCTGTTTCGGCAGATATTACCGATATCAACGGTGAAACACGCAGTGCAAATTCTGTGGTATATGTGGGATATTCTACACTCGTATTAAGTCATGAATTACCTTCAGAAATTTCTATTCACGAAAAGAAAAAATACGCCATTCACAGTACCAATCTTAATGGATCTAATGTGGTTGCTAACGGAAAAATTAGCGTCTTTAAATTAAAACAACCCGCACAAATTATTCTTGAACGCCGACTCGAAAAATCGGATCGCCATCAGCTTTCCAAATCAGAATACGGAAAATCTTTCCCGTTGGATGAATACGAAAATGAAAAAGATCAGAGCAAATGGGAAAAAGAAAAAGAAGTGTGGAACTATAATTTTAATACTTCAAAACCCGACTCCATCGAGTTCAAAAATCGCAATAGCTGGACTCCCGGATATTATTTAATTGAATCGGTAGCTAAAGATACATTTGGCGTAGAAGTAAAAGATGTCCGCTACTTCACCGTGAAAGATGAAAAAAGTTCCAAAATGTATTTCCCTGAAGCGCTTTTGGTGGATGGCCCGCAAGGAGAATTACAACCCGGAGATATAGCGAAATTCAGCATTTCTTCTCAATATAAAAACGCGAGTGTGTTAATGGAAATCGAAGAAAAAAATAAAATCGTTTCCAAAAAATGGATTGTACTCAACGAGGAACAAAAAACAATCGAAATTCCCATCGAAGAAAAGCACCGAGGTAATTTCGGCGTTCACTTTACGTTGGTTAAAAACAGTCATTTTTACAATTCCACCCATATCATCAGCGTTCCCTTCCGCAACAAGGAGATCGATATTGAATTCGAAACTTTCCGCAATAAAATTCTACCGGGAAGTCAGGAAGAATGGCGTTTAATTTTAAAAGGGAAAAAAGGTGAAAAACTTGCCGCAGAAATGTTAATGACCATGTACGATGCGTCGCTGGATGCATTTGCGGGCAATTATTTTTACCTCAATCCATACCCTTATTACTACGCTCAAAAACAATGGAACACCGGTTTTGGATTTGGCAATAAGACGGGAAGCAATTACAATGAAAACTGGAATAATTACTATTATTTCTCCCACCGCCGCTTCGATCAGTTAAACTGGTTCGGATACCAGATGTATTATTACGGCCGTTACAATTACCGCAATCCCGGATATTATTTATCAGACGACGAGATTGTTTCTAACGCAGAGGTTGATTTAAAAGCTACAGAGGCAATGGCTCCAGTGCGGGAAGAAGCAACCCGAAGTAAAGACAAACGAGAAGATGCCAACATGCAATCTGTTACTACAGCCACTGGTGCTGTTGCTGATAATTTTGCTATGGAAAAAACGATAGACAATCTTGATGGTGATCTCTCCGGTGGATTAAACGGCAAGAAAAATATGGGCGGAGAAGAATTGTCGGGTGTAAAAGCACGCAGCAATTTAAGCGAGACAGCCTTTTTCTATCCCGAACTGGAAACTGATGAAAACGGTAGAATCATTGTAAAATTCACAGCGCCGGAAGCATTAACCAAGTGGAAGGTATTAGGATTGGCCCACACCAAAGATTTAATGACCGGCACAATAACTAAAGAATTAGTTACACAAAAAGAATTAATGGTTGTTCCCAATGCACCACGCTTCTTCCGCGAAAACGACCGCATCATTTTCACTGCAAAAGTGAGTAATGTTTCCGATAAAGATTTAAAAGGTAAAGCACAGCTCTTCCTATTTGATGCTGTTACCATGAAACCGGTAGATGGGTCGTTTGGAAACCATAAAGGAGCGCAGGATTTCGAAACGAAAAAAGGACAAAGTGCATCTGTTTCATGGGAGCTTTCCATTCCGGAAAATGTTGGTGCGGTAACCTATCGTGTGGTGGCAAAAGCGGGAGAACATTCCGATGGAGAAGAAATGGCCGTTCCCGTGCTCAGCAACCGAATGCTGGTAACTGAATCCATGCCGCTCCCTGTTCGTAAAGCGGGAACAAAATCCTTCCGCTTCGAAAAACTAATTAACTCCGGAAATTCAAAAACACTGCGTCACCACAACCTCACACTCGAGTTCACTTCCAATCCTGCATGGTATGCCATTCAGGCTATGCCTTACATGATGGAATATCCGTATGAATGTGCCGAGCAAACCTTCACACGTTTTTATTCCAATTCCATCGCCACGCACATCATGAATTCCTCTCCAAAAATTAAAGCCGTGGTGGAAAGTTGGAAAAACAGTAGTCCGGAAGCGTTCCTCTCCAACCTCGAAAAAAATCAGGAATTAAAATCGCTCATGCTCGAAGAAACACCATGGGTTTTGGAGGCGAAAGACGAATCGGAACGCAAAAAGAGAATTGCATTGTTGTTCGACCTCAACCGTATGAATAATGAACTGGGAAGAGCGCTCAAAAAATTAAATAAAATGCAATCCTCCAATGGCGGATGGCCCTGGTTTGAGGGAATGCCTGAAAGCAGATACATTACCCAACATATTGTTACCGGCTTTGGTCACCTCGATAAATTAGGTGTAAAAAATGTTCGTCAGGATAACACCACCTGGAACATGGTACGCGATGCAGTGCGTTATCTGGATGCGCGTGTAGCAGAAGATTATCTCTTCATCAAAAAACACCATCCCGACTACCGCGAAAAACAATTCATCAATTACGATATCATTCAATTCCTCTATGCCAGAAGTTATTTTAAAGATATCGAAATGAACTCAACGCTAAAAGAAGCATTGGTGTATTATAAAGAACAAGCCAATAAATACTGGCTCAACTTTAATCTCTATGCACAGGGAATGCTCGCATTAGCATCGAACCGTTTCGATCAAAAACCCCTCGCTGGCGATATCGTAAAATCCATCCGCGAAAAATCCATTCATCATGATGAATTAGGAATGTACTGGAAAGATAATGTAGTGGGCTATTCATGGTATCAGGCCCCCATCGAAACCCATGCACTCATGATTGAAATGTTCGATGAAGTGGCCAACGACCAGGAATCTGTGGAAGAATTAAAAGTTTGGCTGCTTAAAAACAAACAGACGTCCGACTGGAAAACAACCAAAGCAACAGCCGAAGCTTGTTATGCATTACTGCTCCGCGGAACGGCCATTTTGGAAAACGATGAAATTCCGGAAATAAAAATTGGTAACGACATCTTTGATCCTGCAAAACAAGAGGTGAAAGTTCAGGCCGGTACGGGATATTTTAAAACTTCCTGGAGTAATGATCAGATTAAGCCGGAAATGGGACAAGTCACCATCACCAAAAAGAAAGATGGTGTAGCATGGGGAGCCTTGTATTGGCAGTATTTTGAACAACTCGATAAAATCACCCCACACGAAACACCGTTGAAACTGAATAAAAAGTTATTCCTGGTGAACAATACTCCGGAGGGACCAAGCATGAGTCCGGTAACCGAAAAAACCAAACTCGAAACCGGCTCCAGAGTGCGGGTTCGAATTGAACTGAGGGTGGACCGCGCCATGGAATATGTGCACATGAAAGACATGCGTGCTTCTTGTTTTGAACCGGTCAATGTCTTCTCCCGCTATAAATGGCAAGATGGTTTAGGCTATTTCGAAAGCACACGAGATGCTGCCACCAATTTCTTTTTCGAATATTTACCCAAGGGTACGCATGTGTTCGAATACGACCTCTTAGTGGCTCACCTTGGTGATTTCTCGAATGGAATTACCACCATTCAATGTATGTATGCCCCTGAATTTACCTCACATTCCGAAGGAATTAGAGTGAATGTTAGCGGAAAGTAG
- a CDS encoding ABC transporter substrate-binding protein codes for MRRSLAYILAGSLLIVACGGNKESGTTETGAPKRVAKGDVVYGGTFSLAENEKFKTLFPYDIKDVGSAHIAWQIYEGLVRLNQKDLSIQPSLAEKWEVSEDQKEYTFHLVKGAKFHDDACFAEGKGREFTAADVKYSFELLCTKGVSDQNFEATFKDRLEGAVAFYNGESNSLTGVEVVDDHTVKIKTVEPSSSFLYLLANPITAIIPKEAYEKYGKDLKIGTGAFRVATGGDEKSELFLVRNENYYRSDKHGNQLPYLDTVHYHFIAESTDELSMFQNGELSMIYGLPAEKITEVVQENIPDFTNKPPKYILLREPEMSTQFYELNLTRPHFKDVRVRRALAMSIDRTKIMEEVLNGQAAANGPRQNQTGNYGLVPPLYQFSKYDTSKIKGYTYNPELAKKLMAQAGYPNGKGFPTLKLLVNYGGSRNTKVASEVISQWREVLGINVELEQVSLAQKIDDSQYGRADIFRSAWVADFPSPESFLSIGYGKNVPATMDLPSHPNTMRYKNPAFDKEYEAGMAAKTEEERLNHFAEAERILMEDCPVLIIWYVENYRLLHSNVHNFHNNPMNFYDLSDIYLKAPVAEGKKAEK; via the coding sequence ATGAGAAGATCCCTGGCCTACATCCTTGCAGGATCACTGCTAATCGTCGCCTGTGGCGGAAATAAAGAATCCGGAACTACTGAAACCGGAGCACCCAAACGCGTTGCCAAAGGTGATGTGGTTTACGGCGGAACCTTTAGTCTCGCTGAAAATGAAAAGTTTAAGACCTTATTTCCTTATGATATTAAGGACGTGGGATCTGCTCATATTGCATGGCAGATTTACGAAGGGCTTGTTCGTTTAAATCAGAAAGACCTTTCAATTCAGCCATCGCTGGCAGAAAAGTGGGAAGTAAGCGAAGATCAGAAAGAGTACACTTTCCATCTGGTAAAGGGTGCAAAATTTCATGACGATGCTTGTTTCGCAGAGGGGAAAGGACGTGAGTTCACGGCTGCCGATGTAAAATATTCATTTGAATTATTGTGTACCAAAGGTGTTAGCGATCAAAATTTCGAGGCGACATTTAAAGATCGTCTTGAAGGAGCTGTTGCATTCTATAATGGAGAAAGTAATTCCTTAACAGGTGTAGAAGTGGTGGATGATCACACGGTGAAAATTAAAACGGTAGAGCCTTCATCCTCATTCTTGTATTTACTGGCTAACCCGATTACTGCTATTATTCCGAAGGAAGCGTATGAAAAATATGGTAAGGATTTAAAAATCGGAACAGGGGCATTTCGTGTAGCCACCGGTGGTGATGAAAAATCGGAATTGTTTTTGGTTCGTAACGAGAACTATTATCGCTCGGATAAACACGGAAATCAATTGCCTTATCTTGATACGGTGCATTACCATTTCATTGCTGAAAGCACGGATGAACTTTCGATGTTTCAAAACGGAGAACTTTCGATGATTTATGGTTTGCCGGCAGAGAAAATTACTGAAGTGGTGCAGGAAAACATTCCTGATTTTACCAATAAACCGCCTAAATATATTTTGTTGCGCGAGCCGGAAATGTCGACCCAGTTTTATGAACTGAATTTAACGCGTCCGCATTTTAAAGATGTTCGTGTTCGCAGAGCATTAGCTATGTCGATCGACCGCACAAAAATTATGGAAGAGGTATTGAACGGACAAGCAGCAGCAAATGGTCCGCGCCAGAACCAAACCGGTAACTATGGTTTAGTTCCGCCATTGTATCAGTTCTCGAAATACGATACGTCTAAAATTAAAGGCTATACCTACAACCCTGAATTAGCAAAGAAATTAATGGCTCAGGCCGGATATCCTAATGGAAAAGGATTTCCAACGTTGAAATTATTGGTGAACTACGGCGGATCCAGAAATACGAAAGTAGCCAGTGAGGTAATTTCTCAATGGAGAGAAGTGTTAGGAATTAATGTTGAACTGGAACAGGTTTCGCTGGCTCAAAAAATTGACGATTCACAATACGGAAGAGCAGATATTTTCCGTTCGGCCTGGGTAGCAGATTTCCCATCACCGGAGTCGTTCCTGAGCATTGGTTATGGTAAAAACGTACCTGCTACTATGGATTTACCTTCTCATCCGAATACCATGCGTTATAAGAATCCTGCTTTTGACAAGGAATATGAAGCGGGTATGGCTGCAAAAACAGAGGAAGAGCGCCTGAATCATTTTGCAGAAGCTGAGCGCATTTTAATGGAGGACTGTCCTGTACTTATCATTTGGTACGTGGAAAACTATCGACTCTTGCATTCGAACGTTCACAACTTCCATAATAACCCGATGAACTTCTATGATCTCTCTGATATTTACCTGAAAGCTCCCGTAGCAGAAGGAAAGAAAGCAGAGAAATAA
- a CDS encoding T9SS type A sorting domain-containing protein — MKQILLPVLFLFAALNASASFLVLEGNYQGKNLYVQNPFATGGPGFCTIKVMVNDNVTTDEWNSSAFEIDLSLHKLNVGDPVTIKIEHKEGCTPKVLNPEVLKPKSTFEVVDMQVTPAGKLTWKTKGENGKLPYVIEQKIWNKWIPVGEVNGEGTAGEHNYDFQLTPHSGENTVRVKQVDYTNKPRYSQPKTFADPSVKEVDFIPKRVKNSPIKFVETGTEKGVKTRYEIYDSYGNIVKKGYADQVDVSTLKSGAYYINFDNKDSQFIKN; from the coding sequence ATGAAACAAATACTACTTCCGGTTTTATTTCTGTTTGCGGCATTAAATGCCAGTGCATCCTTTCTGGTTCTGGAAGGAAATTATCAGGGAAAAAACCTGTATGTTCAGAACCCTTTTGCCACGGGTGGTCCCGGCTTTTGCACCATTAAGGTGATGGTTAACGATAACGTAACTACAGATGAGTGGAACTCCTCTGCGTTCGAAATCGACCTCAGCCTGCATAAGCTGAATGTTGGAGATCCGGTAACGATTAAAATCGAGCACAAAGAAGGATGTACCCCTAAAGTGTTGAACCCAGAGGTTCTTAAACCAAAGTCAACATTCGAAGTTGTGGACATGCAAGTAACTCCTGCAGGGAAACTTACCTGGAAAACCAAAGGAGAAAACGGAAAACTTCCTTATGTAATCGAGCAAAAAATCTGGAACAAATGGATTCCCGTAGGAGAAGTTAACGGAGAAGGTACTGCCGGTGAACACAATTATGATTTCCAATTAACCCCACACTCCGGTGAAAACACCGTTCGCGTTAAACAGGTTGACTACACCAACAAACCACGTTACTCCCAACCAAAAACCTTTGCTGATCCATCTGTAAAAGAAGTTGATTTCATTCCTAAAAGAGTGAAAAACTCTCCTATTAAGTTCGTAGAAACCGGAACAGAAAAAGGTGTTAAAACCCGCTATGAAATATATGATTCATACGGTAACATCGTTAAAAAAGGATATGCCGACCAAGTAGATGTTTCTACTCTGAAATCAGGAGCGTATTATATTAATTTCGACAATAAAGATTCTCAGTTCATCAAAAACTGA
- a CDS encoding HAD family phosphatase, which translates to MKQIKPDAIILDFGGVIIDINYQKPIEEFKKLGVDLSYSQAEQSTLFDDFETGSISPQKFREAIRKQSQQVLSDDQIDDAWNSILGSIPEHRVELLIQLKQKYPLYLLSNTNEIHIASFEEEMIREYGHHILEENMLGVYYSSRIGQRKPHAAAFHHVLHENGLIPQNTLFIDDSIQHVNGALKVGLNAHHLKGELKDLLQQLELL; encoded by the coding sequence ATGAAGCAGATAAAACCCGATGCAATAATTTTAGATTTTGGTGGTGTTATTATCGATATCAATTACCAAAAACCAATTGAGGAATTTAAAAAACTCGGGGTCGACCTCAGTTATTCGCAGGCAGAACAATCGACCTTGTTCGACGATTTCGAAACGGGCTCCATTAGTCCCCAGAAGTTCCGCGAAGCCATCCGGAAACAGAGTCAACAAGTCCTTAGTGATGATCAAATTGATGATGCCTGGAACAGCATCTTAGGGAGCATTCCCGAACATCGGGTGGAATTGCTCATACAGCTTAAACAGAAATACCCGCTCTATTTATTAAGCAATACCAACGAAATTCATATCGCCTCGTTCGAAGAGGAAATGATCAGAGAATATGGTCACCATATCCTCGAAGAAAACATGTTGGGCGTGTATTATTCTTCGCGAATAGGCCAACGAAAACCCCATGCAGCAGCCTTTCATCATGTGCTTCATGAAAATGGATTGATCCCTCAAAACACATTGTTTATTGATGACTCCATCCAGCATGTAAATGGAGCATTAAAAGTCGGACTGAATGCCCATCACCTGAAAGGTGAATTAAAAGATCTGCTACAACAACTGGAACTACTTTAA
- the mce gene encoding methylmalonyl-CoA epimerase, whose protein sequence is MNKIEHIGIAVKSIANSAKLFDVLLNRESYKEEAVESEGVRTLFYQMGETKIELLEATNPESAIAKFIEKKGEGIHHIAFDVTNIESEIARLQNEGFELIHKSPKSGADGKIIAFLHPKSTNGVLVELCQDNPALK, encoded by the coding sequence ATGAATAAGATTGAACACATTGGAATAGCCGTAAAAAGCATTGCGAATTCAGCAAAGCTTTTTGATGTATTGTTAAATCGCGAATCGTATAAAGAGGAAGCGGTAGAGAGTGAAGGCGTGCGGACCTTGTTTTACCAGATGGGAGAAACAAAAATTGAATTACTTGAAGCGACGAATCCGGAAAGTGCCATTGCTAAATTCATTGAGAAAAAAGGAGAGGGGATTCACCATATTGCTTTTGATGTAACAAATATTGAATCGGAAATAGCACGTTTGCAAAACGAAGGGTTTGAATTAATTCACAAGAGTCCAAAATCGGGTGCGGACGGAAAAATCATTGCATTTCTTCATCCGAAATCAACCAATGGGGTTTTGGTGGAACTGTGTCAGGATAATCCCGCATTAAAGTAG